A region from the Mycobacterium heidelbergense genome encodes:
- a CDS encoding FAD-dependent monooxygenase, translating into MAEHAVVIAGGGPTGLMLAGELALAGVDVAVAERRANQDLIGARAGGLHSRTIEIFDQRGIADRFLSQGQVAQVAGFSQIRLEISDFPTRRPYGLALWQNHIERILADWVSELAVPIYRGRQVTGIAQGRTGVDVGLAGGQLLRAEYLVGCDGGRSVIRKAAGIGFPGWDPTTSYLLAKVEMAADAGQEPEWGIRHDALGVHSLSTLDDGGPVRVMVTERYIGPAGEPALRDLSQALIAVYGTDYGIHTPAWISRFTDMARQASTYRDRRVLLAGDAAHVHHPIGGQGLNTGVQDAVNLGWKLAQVVRRTSPDSLLDTYHSERHPVAARVLRNAMAQMALLCADDRTKALRDIMSELLGMDEPRKRFAAMMSGLDIRYDLGEGHPLLGRRMPDLDLATADGPVRVFTLLHDARPVLLNLGEPGALDIAPWADRVRLIDAKYAGAWELPALGAVPAPDAVLIRPDGHVAWVGDQSRVGLADALTTWFGPPL; encoded by the coding sequence ATGGCCGAGCATGCGGTGGTGATCGCCGGGGGAGGCCCCACGGGGCTGATGCTGGCGGGCGAGTTGGCATTGGCCGGAGTCGACGTCGCCGTGGCAGAGCGGCGCGCCAACCAGGACCTGATTGGCGCGCGCGCGGGCGGCCTGCATTCACGCACCATCGAGATCTTCGACCAGCGCGGAATCGCCGATCGGTTCCTTTCGCAAGGGCAAGTGGCGCAGGTCGCGGGATTCTCCCAAATTCGTTTGGAAATCAGCGATTTCCCCACCCGCCGCCCGTATGGACTGGCGCTGTGGCAGAACCACATCGAGCGCATTTTGGCCGACTGGGTCAGCGAGCTGGCGGTGCCGATCTATCGCGGACGCCAGGTGACGGGCATCGCCCAAGGCCGCACGGGCGTCGACGTCGGGCTGGCAGGCGGCCAGTTGCTGCGCGCGGAGTATCTCGTCGGGTGCGACGGGGGACGCAGCGTGATCCGTAAAGCGGCCGGCATCGGGTTCCCCGGGTGGGACCCGACGACGAGCTACCTGCTCGCCAAGGTCGAAATGGCCGCCGACGCGGGCCAGGAGCCGGAGTGGGGCATCCGCCACGACGCCCTCGGCGTCCACTCGCTCAGCACGTTGGACGACGGGGGACCGGTGCGGGTCATGGTGACCGAGCGTTACATCGGACCCGCCGGCGAACCCGCCTTGCGCGATCTGAGCCAGGCGCTCATCGCCGTATACGGCACCGATTACGGAATCCACACTCCCGCCTGGATTTCCAGGTTTACCGACATGGCACGGCAGGCCTCGACCTATCGTGACAGACGCGTCCTGCTGGCCGGTGACGCCGCGCACGTGCACCACCCGATCGGCGGGCAGGGCCTCAACACCGGCGTGCAGGATGCGGTGAATCTGGGATGGAAGCTGGCCCAGGTGGTCCGTCGGACATCGCCCGACAGCCTCCTCGATACCTACCATTCCGAACGACACCCGGTCGCCGCGCGCGTGCTGCGCAACGCGATGGCCCAGATGGCACTTCTTTGCGCAGACGACCGCACAAAGGCCTTGCGCGACATCATGTCCGAACTGCTCGGCATGGACGAGCCTCGCAAACGATTCGCCGCGATGATGTCCGGTCTGGACATCCGGTACGACCTCGGCGAGGGGCACCCGCTGCTCGGGCGCCGCATGCCCGACCTTGACCTTGCCACCGCCGACGGCCCGGTGCGGGTATTCACCCTGCTGCACGACGCCCGACCGGTGCTGCTCAACCTCGGCGAGCCCGGCGCCCTCGACATCGCGCCATGGGCCGATCGGGTTCGATTGATCGACGCGAAATACGCTGGTGCGTGGGAGCTTCCGGCGCTCGGCGCGGTCCCCGCTCCCGATGCCGTGTTGATCCGGCCGGACGGCCATGTCGCCTGGGTCGGGGACCAGTCTCGGGTTGGGCTCGCCGACGCGCTCACCACCTGGTTCGGGCCGCCTTTATGA
- a CDS encoding glycoside hydrolase family 172 protein, which produces MACCRLAARALSATLALLLLGIAGLAPAGAAPAEPTTKAPGDRAVGWDTYRRLDRLPYLSADTQTLQVSSFDRSGGDFDVSTGNKNGTGGCLASGGAGCVIAEDHGAGEVDSIWFTRDGGNVRAIGTIRVELDGRTVVDAPLQSLVDGALGAPFVWPLVANAAQSPGGVYIKVPMPYRQSMRVSVASHLEYYHVAYRQFSTADGVATFSPSDPALDVLATLRAAGTVDPKPAAAAATHDSRAVDLPAGAGVTIAESVGPSSISALRLRLPQPADELLAGLRLQIEFDGRMMVDSPLGEFFGAGLGANTVRSLMFATIPQGDSLSLSAWWPMPFARTARVALVNTTGDPVSGIDSDVVSAPDPEWAAALGSGRAGYFTARSHAGPTTLGQDWLFADEHGHGKFVGVSHTIRGSRTKTSFSDDAPYFLEGAERVYTDGAASPQWYGTGTEDFYEGGWYFKNGKHFSDPLTGQPDQRTAAGGCADYCVAAYRLMLADAIGYRSAIRFGIEHGKRDMVQPDYSSTAFLYTQPDDTAMPSDDVYAGDPVSRLVHGYTDAGATDQLLVSQYEGNDDTRPVIGLVRTTTDGAITFDVAIGPDNHGILLHRISDQSTGFQSADVAVDGVAAGNWLEPRSNAAHRWLDDTYLVPGFLTAGKDRVTVRLTPTPDAPPWTASRYRVDTLTGP; this is translated from the coding sequence ATGGCCTGTTGTCGGTTGGCGGCACGGGCGTTGTCTGCCACGCTCGCCTTGCTGCTGTTGGGGATTGCCGGCCTCGCCCCGGCCGGCGCAGCCCCTGCCGAGCCGACAACCAAAGCGCCCGGCGACAGGGCGGTCGGCTGGGACACCTACCGTCGATTGGATCGGTTGCCGTACCTGAGCGCCGACACCCAGACCCTGCAGGTGTCGAGCTTCGATCGAAGCGGCGGCGACTTCGACGTCTCCACCGGCAACAAGAACGGCACCGGCGGATGTCTGGCGTCCGGCGGTGCCGGCTGCGTCATCGCCGAGGATCACGGTGCGGGAGAGGTTGATTCGATCTGGTTCACCCGCGACGGCGGCAATGTGCGCGCGATCGGGACGATCCGCGTCGAGCTGGACGGCCGGACGGTGGTGGACGCGCCGCTGCAATCGTTGGTCGACGGCGCGCTGGGCGCGCCGTTCGTGTGGCCGCTTGTGGCCAACGCCGCGCAGTCACCGGGGGGCGTCTACATCAAGGTCCCGATGCCGTACCGGCAATCGATGCGGGTCAGCGTCGCATCGCATCTCGAGTATTACCACGTCGCCTACCGCCAGTTTTCGACCGCCGACGGCGTGGCCACGTTCTCGCCCTCAGACCCCGCGCTCGATGTCCTCGCCACCCTCCGCGCCGCGGGCACCGTCGACCCCAAGCCGGCGGCCGCCGCGGCGACGCATGACAGTCGGGCCGTCGATCTCCCCGCCGGCGCTGGGGTGACGATCGCGGAATCGGTTGGGCCGAGCAGCATCTCGGCGCTGCGCCTGCGGCTGCCGCAACCGGCGGATGAACTTCTGGCCGGGCTGCGGCTGCAGATCGAGTTCGACGGCCGGATGATGGTCGACTCGCCGCTCGGGGAGTTCTTCGGCGCCGGGCTGGGTGCAAACACCGTGCGATCGTTGATGTTCGCCACGATCCCGCAGGGGGATTCGTTGTCGTTGTCGGCATGGTGGCCAATGCCTTTCGCGCGCACGGCCCGCGTCGCCCTCGTCAACACGACCGGCGATCCCGTATCGGGGATCGACAGCGATGTCGTGAGCGCGCCCGACCCCGAGTGGGCAGCCGCCCTCGGCAGCGGCCGCGCCGGCTACTTCACCGCGCGCTCGCACGCCGGGCCGACGACCCTCGGCCAGGACTGGCTGTTCGCCGATGAACACGGTCACGGCAAATTCGTCGGCGTCAGCCACACCATCCGCGGTTCCCGGACCAAGACGTCGTTCAGCGACGACGCCCCGTACTTTCTCGAAGGGGCCGAACGCGTGTACACGGATGGTGCCGCGTCGCCCCAGTGGTACGGCACCGGCACCGAGGACTTCTACGAGGGCGGCTGGTACTTCAAGAACGGCAAGCACTTTAGCGACCCGCTGACGGGCCAGCCCGATCAACGCACGGCCGCCGGCGGCTGTGCCGACTACTGCGTCGCCGCCTATCGGCTCATGCTCGCCGACGCCATCGGCTACCGCTCCGCCATCCGATTCGGCATCGAGCACGGCAAACGCGACATGGTTCAACCCGATTACAGCTCAACGGCATTCCTCTACACCCAGCCCGACGACACCGCCATGCCCAGCGACGACGTCTACGCGGGCGATCCGGTCAGTCGGCTCGTGCACGGCTACACCGACGCCGGGGCCACCGACCAGCTGCTGGTGAGCCAATACGAGGGGAACGACGACACCCGCCCCGTCATCGGGTTGGTCCGCACCACGACCGACGGCGCGATCACATTCGACGTCGCGATCGGCCCGGACAACCACGGCATCCTCCTGCACCGCATCTCGGACCAGTCAACCGGGTTTCAATCGGCAGACGTTGCCGTTGACGGTGTCGCCGCCGGGAATTGGTTGGAGCCACGCAGCAACGCCGCACACCGTTGGCTTGACGACACGTACCTTGTGCCCGGCTTTCTCACCGCGGGCAAAGACCGCGTAACGGTCAGGCTCACACCCACCCCCGATGCCCCGCCCTGGACCGCCAGCCGCTACCGCGTCGACACGCTGACGGGGCCGTAG
- a CDS encoding PecA family PE domain-processing aspartic protease: protein MSFLTSPPEIISSLLFSGAGSAPMLAAAASWDGLATELGTAAQSFSSVTSGLTGQAWQGPASAAMTQTAARYAGYLTEAATQAQTAAAQAQVIASTFESTVAATVHPALVAANRNELVQLVVSNLFGQNAPAIAAAESNYEQMWAQDVAAMIGYHGGASAAVAQLSSWEAALQGLPAQASAAITTNPVSSVLSSAAISDPLTGLLGPIEQELTGIFGQVQQQVINVINAPTEFLLGRPLIGTGSSVSLGGAVNGGTATAPLTIVDGTEPVVNASVGSGSPVPLLVDTGSTGLVIPFQDVGGLLGMLQLGLPHGFGIGGYSGGLDYLYATFNAPVNFGGGLVTSSTPVDVELFAWPTSLHALQTNGFSFQSYFAQDGVSGVLGVGPNAGGPGPSIATQALPAPYNQGLLINEVAASPYLQFGGPPTNLGTSIATLTGAPITNLDVKVGNTTYTDVLSMVDSGGVQGTIPSSIIGNAAPGTLVEISTTDGTPLYEYTYAGGPNAYYPTVISSGVMNTGYAPYSLFPIYVDYGADTMTLYPA from the coding sequence ATGAGCTTTCTGACGTCGCCACCGGAGATCATTTCGTCGTTGCTGTTCTCCGGTGCGGGTTCGGCTCCGATGCTGGCCGCCGCGGCGTCGTGGGACGGGCTGGCGACCGAGCTGGGCACGGCGGCGCAGTCGTTCTCGTCGGTCACCTCGGGGTTGACTGGCCAGGCCTGGCAAGGGCCCGCATCGGCGGCGATGACGCAGACCGCCGCCCGGTATGCGGGGTACTTGACCGAGGCGGCGACTCAAGCCCAAACGGCGGCCGCCCAGGCCCAGGTGATAGCCAGCACGTTCGAATCCACCGTGGCCGCCACCGTGCACCCGGCGTTGGTCGCCGCCAACCGCAACGAGTTGGTGCAGCTGGTGGTCTCAAACCTGTTCGGGCAGAACGCACCCGCGATCGCCGCCGCGGAATCCAACTACGAGCAGATGTGGGCCCAAGACGTGGCGGCGATGATCGGCTACCACGGCGGCGCCTCAGCGGCGGTGGCACAACTATCGTCCTGGGAGGCGGCGCTGCAGGGCCTGCCGGCCCAGGCATCGGCCGCGATCACCACCAACCCGGTGAGTTCGGTACTGAGCTCGGCGGCCATCAGCGATCCCCTGACCGGGCTGCTCGGGCCCATCGAGCAGGAGTTGACCGGCATCTTCGGCCAGGTCCAGCAACAAGTCATCAACGTCATCAACGCGCCCACCGAGTTCCTGTTGGGGCGCCCGCTGATCGGCACCGGGTCGTCGGTGTCCCTCGGCGGCGCGGTGAATGGCGGGACGGCAACCGCGCCGCTGACCATCGTCGACGGCACCGAACCGGTGGTGAACGCCTCGGTGGGCAGCGGATCGCCCGTGCCGTTGCTGGTGGACACCGGCTCCACGGGTCTTGTGATCCCCTTCCAAGACGTCGGGGGATTGCTAGGCATGCTCCAGCTCGGCCTGCCCCACGGGTTCGGCATCGGCGGCTACAGCGGGGGATTGGACTACCTGTACGCCACGTTTAACGCCCCGGTGAATTTCGGGGGCGGACTCGTCACCTCGTCGACCCCCGTTGACGTCGAGCTCTTCGCGTGGCCGACGTCCCTGCACGCGTTGCAGACCAACGGCTTCTCGTTCCAGTCCTACTTCGCCCAAGACGGTGTGTCCGGCGTTCTGGGCGTCGGACCCAACGCGGGGGGCCCGGGTCCCAGCATTGCGACCCAGGCGCTGCCGGCGCCCTACAACCAGGGCCTGCTCATCAACGAAGTCGCGGCCTCGCCTTACCTACAGTTCGGTGGCCCGCCGACAAACCTGGGGACTAGCATTGCCACGCTCACCGGTGCGCCGATTACCAACCTGGACGTCAAGGTCGGCAACACCACCTACACCGACGTTCTCTCGATGGTCGACTCCGGCGGCGTGCAGGGAACCATCCCGTCGTCCATCATCGGGAATGCGGCACCGGGGACCCTGGTCGAGATCTCTACCACTGACGGCACGCCGCTGTACGAGTACACCTACGCCGGGGGTCCCAACGCGTACTACCCGACGGTCATCTCCAGCGGGGTGATGAACACCGGGTATGCGCCCTACTCGCTGTTCCCGATATACGTCGATTACGGCGCCGATACGATGACCCTGTATCCGGCGTAG
- a CDS encoding class I SAM-dependent methyltransferase, with the protein MTDRQERATSFGTVAENYDGLRPQPPPQAVDWLVPPGCGVAVDVGAGTGLFTRTLVDKAAQVIAVEPDARMRNVLTARSPGVRVVEGRGESIPLPDASADAVFVSSAWHWMDDERAVPEIGRVLRDGGRFGLIWTSRDREVDWVRSLGDRPPGEDTPEAESADRIRRRLDVVLPQPSVFHNIARETFRFVRTMAVEDVVAMLGTYSRVIVASPDDRARSLARARAALEARFPGVDVIDVPMRASCWRADRIARGDE; encoded by the coding sequence GTGACCGATCGTCAGGAACGTGCGACGTCCTTCGGAACCGTTGCGGAGAACTACGACGGGCTGCGACCGCAGCCTCCGCCGCAGGCGGTGGACTGGCTGGTGCCGCCCGGTTGCGGGGTGGCCGTCGACGTGGGCGCGGGCACCGGACTGTTCACCCGCACCCTGGTGGACAAGGCCGCACAGGTCATCGCCGTCGAACCCGACGCGCGGATGCGAAACGTGTTGACGGCGCGATCCCCGGGAGTTCGCGTTGTCGAGGGCCGTGGTGAGTCGATTCCGCTTCCGGACGCGTCCGCCGACGCGGTGTTCGTCTCGTCGGCGTGGCACTGGATGGACGACGAACGGGCCGTCCCCGAGATCGGCCGGGTGCTGCGCGACGGCGGTCGGTTCGGCCTGATCTGGACGAGCCGGGACCGCGAGGTGGACTGGGTGCGCAGCCTGGGCGACCGGCCGCCCGGCGAGGACACGCCCGAGGCCGAATCGGCCGACCGGATCCGGCGGCGGCTGGACGTCGTTCTCCCGCAGCCGTCGGTCTTCCACAACATCGCGCGCGAGACGTTCCGGTTTGTGCGCACGATGGCGGTCGAGGACGTCGTCGCGATGCTGGGCACCTACAGCCGGGTCATCGTCGCGTCTCCGGACGACCGCGCGCGCAGCCTCGCCCGGGCGCGCGCCGCCCTGGAGGCACGGTTCCCGGGGGTTGACGTGATCGACGTCCCCATGCGGGCATCGTGTTGGCGTGCCGATCGGATCGCCCGCGGCGACGAGTAG
- a CDS encoding cutinase family protein, with product MTARRLARLVGISLMTAWAALSAPTVTPAASADPCSDVAVVFARGTHQEPGLGNVGQAFVDSLTSQVGGRSVGVYAVDYPANDDYHNSATAGANDASAHIQDTVAGCPNTKVVLGGYSQGSTVIDLATAATPAPVADHVAAVALFGEPSSGFSSMLWGGQPLPTISPLYAGKTISLCAPDDPICSGGGNIMAHVSYIQSGMTDQAATFAANRLGPASPNT from the coding sequence ATGACCGCACGTCGCCTTGCCCGCCTCGTTGGTATTTCGCTCATGACGGCGTGGGCGGCGCTCAGCGCGCCGACCGTCACCCCGGCCGCGTCCGCCGATCCATGCTCCGACGTCGCCGTGGTTTTCGCGCGTGGCACCCATCAGGAGCCCGGCCTCGGCAACGTCGGCCAGGCCTTTGTCGACTCGCTGACCTCGCAGGTTGGCGGGCGGTCCGTCGGGGTCTACGCCGTGGATTACCCGGCGAACGACGACTACCACAACAGCGCGACCGCCGGCGCCAACGACGCGAGCGCACACATCCAGGACACCGTCGCCGGCTGCCCGAACACAAAAGTTGTGCTCGGCGGATATTCGCAGGGCTCGACCGTGATCGACCTGGCCACCGCCGCGACGCCGGCGCCGGTGGCCGATCACGTCGCCGCCGTCGCCCTTTTCGGCGAACCCTCCAGCGGGTTCTCCAGCATGCTGTGGGGCGGCCAGCCGCTGCCGACGATCAGCCCGCTGTACGCCGGCAAGACCATCAGCTTGTGCGCCCCCGACGATCCGATTTGCTCCGGGGGCGGCAACATCATGGCCCACGTGTCGTACATCCAGTCCGGCATGACCGACCAGGCCGCGACGTTCGCGGCCAACCGCCTCGGCCCGGCGTCGCCCAACACATAA
- a CDS encoding DUF1345 domain-containing protein produces the protein MSVAVVLGVAVALAVGNTVGWRFALAGWVVTAGVYVVWTQLILLGMDAEQTRAWATREDPTRWVADVVIVSASVASLGGVGYVVAAGSHSGARAVEAALVGILTVAASWFAVHTLFTVHYARLYYSDEPGGINFHDPEQPRFRDFAYVAFTVGMTYQVSDTEIGLTSIRATVLRHALLSYLLGAVVLAVTINLIAGLGSRL, from the coding sequence ATGTCGGTGGCCGTGGTGCTCGGGGTCGCCGTCGCTCTCGCGGTGGGAAACACGGTCGGCTGGCGATTCGCGCTTGCCGGCTGGGTCGTTACCGCGGGCGTGTATGTGGTGTGGACGCAGCTGATCCTGCTCGGAATGGACGCCGAGCAAACCCGCGCGTGGGCGACCCGGGAGGACCCCACCCGCTGGGTTGCCGACGTGGTCATCGTGTCGGCCAGCGTCGCGAGCCTGGGCGGCGTCGGCTACGTGGTGGCCGCCGGGTCGCACTCCGGCGCCAGAGCCGTAGAAGCCGCCCTCGTCGGCATCCTGACCGTCGCGGCGTCCTGGTTCGCGGTGCACACGCTGTTCACCGTGCACTACGCCCGGCTCTACTACTCGGACGAACCGGGTGGCATCAACTTCCACGACCCGGAGCAGCCCCGCTTCCGGGACTTCGCCTACGTGGCCTTCACCGTCGGCATGACCTACCAGGTGTCAGACACCGAGATCGGACTGACCTCGATCAGGGCGACGGTGTTGCGTCATGCGCTGCTGTCCTACCTGCTGGGCGCCGTTGTCCTGGCGGTCACGATCAACTTGATCGCGGGCCTGGGTTCCAGGCTCTAA
- a CDS encoding DUF732 domain-containing protein: MVGVALTTGTAIAMADSTDDAYLTKLHGLGFSWNSGGDADMISIGHQICSDRMAGKTPDAIAADIHSGLSSKGYSFADVTGMVSAAESTYCPD, from the coding sequence ATGGTCGGCGTCGCCCTCACCACTGGCACCGCGATTGCGATGGCCGACAGCACCGATGACGCATACCTCACGAAGCTGCACGGTCTCGGTTTCAGTTGGAACTCGGGGGGCGACGCCGACATGATCTCAATCGGACACCAGATCTGTTCGGACCGCATGGCTGGCAAAACCCCGGATGCGATTGCCGCGGACATCCACTCCGGCCTGAGCTCGAAAGGCTACTCGTTCGCGGACGTCACGGGGATGGTCAGCGCCGCGGAATCCACCTATTGCCCGGATTAG
- a CDS encoding C39 family peptidase has translation MFNSRIATAARAALVGACVGVAGVSVASGCGPVSPSAPAATPSPAATSGVYGDPATAAKYWQQQSLEDNCGLVSVADVVGEITGHAPTEEQMITLAENTPSGTNPGPIYAPRDDPSHSNGNGGIEMADEVVLLDHYGIKSVMTYAAHPDQTGLPALEQYLGNDRKVIAWVNSAIIWNTGDQRAKADHFLVVTGIDTNKEIVHLNDPGADHADERVSIATFTSAWRTGEESIVVTAAT, from the coding sequence ATGTTTAATTCCCGGATCGCAACAGCGGCGCGCGCCGCGCTGGTGGGCGCCTGTGTCGGTGTGGCCGGCGTTTCCGTCGCGTCGGGATGTGGCCCGGTGTCGCCGTCGGCGCCGGCGGCGACACCGTCGCCGGCCGCCACCAGCGGCGTCTACGGCGACCCGGCGACGGCGGCCAAGTACTGGCAGCAGCAGTCGCTCGAGGACAACTGCGGTCTGGTGTCCGTGGCCGACGTGGTCGGTGAAATCACCGGGCACGCGCCGACGGAGGAGCAGATGATCACCCTGGCCGAAAACACGCCGTCGGGAACCAACCCCGGTCCGATCTACGCCCCCCGGGACGACCCGAGCCACTCGAACGGCAATGGCGGCATCGAGATGGCCGACGAGGTCGTGCTACTCGACCACTACGGGATCAAATCGGTCATGACGTATGCCGCGCACCCCGACCAGACCGGCCTGCCGGCGCTCGAGCAGTACCTCGGCAACGACCGCAAAGTCATCGCCTGGGTCAATTCCGCAATCATCTGGAACACCGGCGACCAGCGCGCCAAGGCCGACCACTTCCTGGTCGTCACCGGGATCGACACCAATAAGGAGATCGTTCACCTCAACGACCCCGGCGCCGACCATGCCGACGAGCGGGTCAGCATCGCCACCTTCACGAGCGCCTGGCGCACGGGCGAGGAGTCGATCGTCGTCACCGCGGCAACCTAG